The following are encoded together in the Neofelis nebulosa isolate mNeoNeb1 chromosome 9, mNeoNeb1.pri, whole genome shotgun sequence genome:
- the TP53INP2 gene encoding tumor protein p53-inducible nuclear protein 2 isoform X1, whose protein sequence is MFQRLTSLFFSTPPPPEDPGCPRAFVSEEDEVDGWLIIDLPDSYAAPPSPGAAPAPAGRPPPAPSLMDESWFVTPPACFTAEGPGLGPARLQSNPLEDLLIEHPSMSVYVTGSTIVLEPGPPSPHPDAALPDGDLSEGELAPARREPRALHHAAAPLPARAALLEKAGQARRVQRARQRAERHALSAKVVQRQNRARESRSRRPKHQGSFVYQPCQRQFNY, encoded by the exons ATGTTCCAGCGCCTCACCAGCCTTTTCTTCAGTactcccccgccccccgaggACCCTGGATGCCCCCGAGCCTTCGTCTCCGAGGAGGATGAAGTGGACGGCTGGCTCATCATTGATCTGCCGG ACAGCTACGCGGCTCCACCCAGCCCCGGGGCCGCTCCTGCTCCCGCAGGCCGCCCTCCGCCCGCGCCCTCCTTGATGGACGAGAGCTGGTTTGTTACCCCTCCCGCCTGTTTTACTGCAGAGGGGCCCGGACTCGGGCCCGCCCGCCTCCAGAGCAACCCCCTGGAGGACCTCCTCATCGAACATCCCAGCATGTCCGTTTACGTCACCGGCAGCACCATAGTGCTGGAGCCTGGGCCCCCTTCCCCGCATCCCGACGCTGCCCTGCCTGACGGCGACCTTAGCGAAGG GGAGTTGGCGCCCGCCCGTCGCGAGCCCCGGGCCCTGCATCACGCCGCCGCCCCTCTGCCGGCACGGGCTGCACTGCTAGAGAAGGCGGGCCAGGCGCGGCGGGTACAGCGGGCCCGGCAGCGCGCCGAGCGCCACGCGCTGAGCGCCAAGGTGGTGCAACGGCAGAACCGCGCCCGCGAGAGCCGTTCGCGCCGGCCCAAGCATCAGGGCAGCTTCGTCTATCAGCCATGCCAGCGCCAGTTCAACTACTGA
- the TP53INP2 gene encoding tumor protein p53-inducible nuclear protein 2 isoform X2 — MFQRLTSLFFSTPPPPEDPGCPRAFVSEEDEVDGWLIIDLPEGPGLGPARLQSNPLEDLLIEHPSMSVYVTGSTIVLEPGPPSPHPDAALPDGDLSEGELAPARREPRALHHAAAPLPARAALLEKAGQARRVQRARQRAERHALSAKVVQRQNRARESRSRRPKHQGSFVYQPCQRQFNY; from the exons ATGTTCCAGCGCCTCACCAGCCTTTTCTTCAGTactcccccgccccccgaggACCCTGGATGCCCCCGAGCCTTCGTCTCCGAGGAGGATGAAGTGGACGGCTGGCTCATCATTGATCTGCCGG AGGGGCCCGGACTCGGGCCCGCCCGCCTCCAGAGCAACCCCCTGGAGGACCTCCTCATCGAACATCCCAGCATGTCCGTTTACGTCACCGGCAGCACCATAGTGCTGGAGCCTGGGCCCCCTTCCCCGCATCCCGACGCTGCCCTGCCTGACGGCGACCTTAGCGAAGG GGAGTTGGCGCCCGCCCGTCGCGAGCCCCGGGCCCTGCATCACGCCGCCGCCCCTCTGCCGGCACGGGCTGCACTGCTAGAGAAGGCGGGCCAGGCGCGGCGGGTACAGCGGGCCCGGCAGCGCGCCGAGCGCCACGCGCTGAGCGCCAAGGTGGTGCAACGGCAGAACCGCGCCCGCGAGAGCCGTTCGCGCCGGCCCAAGCATCAGGGCAGCTTCGTCTATCAGCCATGCCAGCGCCAGTTCAACTACTGA